One genomic region from Granulimonas faecalis encodes:
- a CDS encoding SGNH/GDSL hydrolase family protein gives MRVSVIGDSISTFEGYIPEGWNVFYTGENLAATGVEKVGDTWWMKVIEGMGGEFLANASWSGSCVEGVGYPAGESRTRTDALKKNGESPDAVLVFMGINDFGWGGTMNQMLGRGTATPYNIDLSKYPHVAPALAPADAAEKFGEAYSRMLANIVTDNPGVEVWCITVPVGRLAGAPGTCFTYPLRGNHFDRYNNAIRIAAGQWPGCHVADARALMLDYEAVDGTHPTKRGMDQIARMVLASMGKGEVPEDCDRSEQVCFRDDCIGCPYARGTAFGWNTVCELLFPERTYTCERGVQA, from the coding sequence ATGCGCGTCTCTGTCATCGGCGACTCCATCTCGACCTTCGAGGGCTACATCCCCGAGGGGTGGAACGTGTTCTACACCGGCGAGAACCTGGCCGCCACCGGCGTCGAGAAGGTGGGCGACACCTGGTGGATGAAGGTCATCGAGGGCATGGGCGGCGAGTTCCTCGCCAACGCCAGCTGGTCGGGCTCCTGCGTGGAGGGCGTGGGCTACCCCGCCGGAGAGTCCCGCACCCGCACCGACGCCCTCAAGAAGAACGGCGAGAGCCCCGACGCGGTCCTGGTCTTCATGGGCATCAACGACTTCGGCTGGGGTGGCACCATGAACCAGATGCTGGGCCGCGGCACCGCCACGCCGTACAACATCGACCTCTCCAAGTACCCCCACGTGGCGCCCGCGCTGGCGCCGGCCGACGCCGCCGAGAAGTTCGGCGAGGCCTACAGCCGCATGCTGGCCAACATAGTCACCGACAACCCCGGCGTCGAGGTCTGGTGCATCACCGTGCCCGTGGGCAGGCTCGCCGGCGCCCCGGGCACGTGCTTCACCTACCCCCTGCGCGGCAACCACTTCGACCGCTACAACAACGCCATCCGCATCGCAGCGGGCCAGTGGCCCGGCTGCCACGTGGCCGACGCCCGCGCCCTCATGCTCGACTACGAGGCCGTGGACGGCACCCACCCCACCAAGCGAGGCATGGACCAGATCGCCCGGATGGTGCTCGCCTCCATGGGCAAGGGCGAGGTCCCCGAGGACTGCGACCGCAGCGAGCAGGTGTGCTTCCGCGACGACTGCATCGGCTGCCCCTACGCCCGCGGCACGGCCTTTGGCTGGAACACGGTGTGCGAGCTGCTGTTCCCTGAGCGCACCTACACCTGCGAGCGCGGCGTTCAGGCCTAG
- a CDS encoding MalY/PatB family protein, translating into MAPTTHDFDEPVDRRGTSSVKHDQDHPDHPGEDLLRLWVADMDFRAPEAVTAAIHGRADHGVFGYTEASGRLASAASGWIAAHDGWAPDPSTLVTGPGVVFLIAQAVRALTAPGDPVLIQPPVYYPFSETVRSNGRILVCAPLTYDPGRARAGFAAAVAGEEPGPSPYTFDVAAFEEAVVSSGARMFILCNPHNPVGRVWTPAELDAMARVCADHDVFVVADEIHADFGRPGHPHAPFAAAAEKAGCRCIVCTSPSKTFNMAGLQLACGWVPDADVRSRIEAEMDACGYFGVNPLSQEAAVACFEHGGPWLADLKAYLEGTVDWVNRFVAGELPELCVVQPEGTYLLWVDCRGLGLSDEALARLVEVDAGLWVDPGTMFGPEGSGFIRVNLATQRSVVQDAFRRLRGAVRG; encoded by the coding sequence ATGGCACCCACGACCCACGACTTCGACGAGCCCGTGGACCGCCGCGGAACGAGCAGCGTCAAGCACGACCAGGACCACCCCGACCACCCCGGCGAGGACCTCCTCCGCCTCTGGGTGGCCGACATGGACTTCCGCGCGCCCGAGGCTGTGACGGCCGCCATCCACGGCCGCGCCGACCACGGGGTCTTCGGCTACACCGAGGCGTCGGGCCGCCTCGCCTCCGCCGCCTCCGGCTGGATCGCCGCCCACGACGGCTGGGCTCCCGACCCGTCCACGCTCGTCACGGGCCCGGGCGTGGTCTTCCTCATCGCGCAGGCCGTGCGGGCCCTCACCGCCCCCGGCGACCCCGTGCTCATCCAACCGCCGGTCTACTACCCCTTCTCCGAGACCGTCCGCTCCAACGGCCGCATCCTCGTGTGCGCGCCGCTCACCTACGACCCCGGACGGGCTCGCGCCGGCTTTGCCGCGGCCGTGGCGGGGGAGGAACCCGGCCCCAGCCCCTACACGTTCGACGTCGCAGCGTTCGAGGAGGCGGTCGTCTCCTCCGGCGCCCGCATGTTCATCCTCTGCAACCCGCACAACCCCGTGGGCCGCGTCTGGACGCCCGCGGAGCTCGACGCCATGGCCCGTGTCTGCGCCGACCACGACGTCTTCGTGGTGGCCGACGAGATCCACGCGGACTTCGGCCGCCCGGGCCACCCCCACGCGCCCTTCGCCGCGGCCGCCGAGAAGGCCGGCTGCCGGTGCATCGTGTGCACGTCGCCGAGCAAGACCTTCAACATGGCCGGCCTGCAGCTCGCCTGCGGCTGGGTGCCCGACGCCGACGTGCGCTCGCGCATCGAGGCCGAGATGGACGCCTGTGGCTACTTTGGCGTGAACCCGCTCTCCCAGGAGGCGGCCGTGGCGTGCTTCGAGCACGGCGGCCCGTGGCTCGCCGACCTCAAGGCCTACCTCGAGGGCACCGTCGACTGGGTGAACCGCTTCGTGGCCGGGGAGCTGCCGGAACTCTGCGTGGTGCAGCCCGAGGGCACCTACCTGCTCTGGGTCGACTGCCGCGGCCTCGGCCTCTCGGACGAGGCCCTCGCGCGGCTCGTGGAGGTGGACGCCGGCCTCTGGGTGGACCCCGGCACGATGTTCGGCCCTGAGGGCTCCGGCTTCATCCGCGTCAACCTGGCCACCCAGCGCTCCGTGGTGCAGGACGCCTTCCGGCGTCTGCGCGGCGCCGTCCGCGGGTAG
- a CDS encoding Cof-type HAD-IIB family hydrolase, giving the protein MADRIAFFDVDGTLLSFRTHSMPETTRVALRELRKNDVLIYVASGRALFQLPRALREGEGDFPGFDGFICNSGQICLDDRGIFRMTALDPADVRAITEQSMDGSYDIVYMTADRAFTPRHGDLVRRAEENANVRFDEDSPEEAYRRPVFQMNAFIAPEDEHRILEVTDNVKLVRWTEDFADIIPADGGKDQGVLAVLEHHGIDRSGAYAFGDGGNDVSMLNAVGCGVAMGNADHRAKAVADVITTSVDDAGIYRACVHLGLIDDVLGICGGDRTYTVIEDKGGR; this is encoded by the coding sequence GTGGCAGACAGGATCGCCTTTTTCGATGTGGATGGCACGCTGCTGTCCTTCCGCACCCATTCCATGCCCGAAACCACCCGCGTGGCCCTGCGCGAGCTGAGAAAGAACGACGTGCTGATCTACGTGGCGTCCGGGCGCGCCCTGTTCCAGCTCCCGCGTGCCCTGCGCGAGGGTGAGGGCGACTTCCCGGGCTTCGACGGGTTCATCTGCAACTCGGGTCAGATCTGCCTGGACGACCGCGGCATCTTCCGCATGACGGCGCTCGACCCGGCCGACGTCCGCGCCATCACCGAGCAGTCCATGGACGGCTCCTACGACATCGTCTACATGACGGCCGACCGCGCCTTCACCCCGCGCCACGGCGACCTCGTGCGCCGCGCCGAGGAGAACGCCAACGTGCGCTTCGACGAGGACTCCCCCGAGGAGGCCTACAGGCGCCCGGTGTTCCAGATGAACGCTTTCATCGCCCCCGAGGACGAGCACCGCATCCTGGAGGTGACCGACAACGTCAAGCTCGTGCGCTGGACCGAGGACTTCGCCGACATCATCCCGGCCGACGGTGGCAAGGACCAGGGCGTGCTGGCGGTGCTCGAACACCACGGCATCGACCGCTCCGGCGCCTACGCGTTCGGCGACGGCGGCAACGACGTCTCCATGCTCAACGCCGTGGGCTGCGGCGTGGCCATGGGCAACGCCGACCACCGGGCCAAGGCCGTGGCCGACGTCATCACCACCTCGGTGGACGACGCGGGCATCTACCGCGCCTGTGTGCACCTGGGCCTCATCGACGACGTCCTGGGCATCTGCGGCGGCGACCGCACCTACACCGTCATCGAGGACAAGGGCGGGCGGTAG
- a CDS encoding exonuclease SbcCD subunit D yields MRLLHISDVHAGKRLHGYSQEEDLAHALAQVVDVCRERSVDCVLVAGDLYDTTQPPDYAVTLVDGFLRDLAEAGVRVVAVPGNHDSAARVGFASPLLAASGVHVVGPLEGPVEPVVLEDAHGEVRVWPVPFVRPATVRAALGCDAPSPTEALAAVVDAMGVDGSVRNVCVAHQFVTSGGVGPERSESELTLGDADNVEVSVFDPFDYVALGHLHRAQKVGRETVRYSGTPLKYSRGEAGNDKSMVLVDLGEKRGPGDCDLSFELVPFEPLRDVRQACGPLEELVSPEVLALAPADDYVAVTLTDDTLPLDALGRLREAYPNLLSLEHAPASATGAREAEVRAPDPGLDLEGLFAGFFEAQRGHAMDDRQRAVLAECVALVGEGE; encoded by the coding sequence ATGAGACTGCTCCACATATCGGACGTCCACGCCGGCAAGCGGCTCCACGGATACTCTCAGGAGGAGGACCTCGCCCACGCGCTCGCCCAGGTGGTGGACGTCTGCCGCGAGCGCTCGGTGGACTGCGTGCTGGTGGCCGGGGACCTCTACGACACCACGCAGCCGCCCGACTACGCGGTGACGCTCGTGGACGGCTTCCTGCGCGACCTCGCGGAGGCCGGGGTGCGGGTCGTGGCGGTGCCCGGCAACCACGACTCCGCCGCGCGCGTGGGGTTCGCCTCCCCGCTGCTCGCGGCGTCGGGCGTCCACGTGGTGGGCCCGCTCGAGGGGCCGGTGGAGCCCGTGGTGCTGGAGGACGCCCACGGCGAGGTCCGCGTCTGGCCGGTGCCGTTCGTGCGGCCGGCCACGGTGCGCGCGGCCCTGGGCTGCGACGCCCCGTCCCCCACGGAGGCCCTGGCGGCGGTCGTGGACGCCATGGGGGTGGACGGGTCCGTGCGCAACGTCTGCGTGGCCCACCAGTTCGTGACCTCGGGCGGCGTGGGGCCCGAGCGCTCGGAGAGCGAGCTCACGCTCGGTGACGCGGACAACGTGGAGGTCTCGGTGTTCGACCCGTTCGACTACGTGGCCCTCGGCCACCTGCACCGGGCGCAGAAGGTGGGGCGCGAGACCGTGCGCTACTCCGGGACGCCGCTCAAGTACTCCCGGGGCGAGGCCGGGAACGACAAGTCCATGGTCCTCGTGGACCTCGGCGAGAAGCGCGGCCCCGGCGACTGCGACCTCTCGTTCGAGCTCGTGCCCTTCGAGCCCCTCCGCGACGTCCGCCAGGCGTGCGGGCCCCTGGAGGAGCTCGTGTCGCCGGAGGTCCTGGCCCTCGCGCCGGCGGACGACTACGTGGCCGTCACCCTCACGGACGACACCCTGCCGCTGGACGCCCTGGGGCGCCTCCGGGAGGCCTACCCCAACCTGCTCTCGCTGGAGCACGCCCCTGCCTCCGCGACCGGGGCGCGGGAGGCGGAGGTCCGGGCGCCGGACCCGGGGCTGGACCTCGAGGGGCTCTTTGCCGGGTTCTTCGAGGCCCAGCGCGGCCACGCCATGGACGATCGCCAGCGCGCCGTGCTCGCCGAGTGCGTCGCCCTGGTAGGGGAGGGGGAGTAG
- a CDS encoding pyridoxal phosphate-dependent aminotransferase, with translation MEFSRRLDAFGDEVFASLNARRRELEAEGRTIVDLSVGTPDFEPPAHVVDALVEAAADPANWKYSLHDTDELLEAVCSYYRRRFGVEISPDMVMMVSGTQEGMGHLALALLDPGDSILVPDPCYPIFAGAAHIAGATPVYYPLTRENGFRPDVASIDPATADEATYMVVSLPANPVGSVSTEGLYEGIIEFAREHDLLVVHDNAYSDIVFDGPAGGSFLSFPGAVDVGVEFFSLSKSFNVTGARLSFLVGRPDVVAALRKLRGQIDFGTFMPLQKAAIAALEGPLEPVEEQRLAYQARRDALADGLEAIGWDRPNAKGTMFMWARLPERYAPDSMAFAEELMERAGIIVTPGSSFGPEGEGYVRFALVRPAAELAAAAAVIGEAGFGA, from the coding sequence ATGGAGTTCTCCCGCCGCCTCGACGCCTTCGGCGACGAGGTCTTCGCATCGCTCAACGCCCGCCGTCGTGAGCTCGAGGCCGAGGGCCGCACCATCGTGGACCTCTCCGTGGGGACGCCGGACTTCGAGCCGCCCGCCCACGTGGTGGACGCCCTCGTGGAGGCCGCGGCCGACCCCGCCAACTGGAAGTACTCCCTCCACGACACCGACGAGCTCCTCGAGGCCGTGTGCTCCTACTACCGGCGGCGGTTCGGCGTGGAGATCTCCCCCGACATGGTGATGATGGTCTCGGGCACCCAGGAGGGCATGGGCCACCTCGCCCTGGCCCTGCTCGACCCCGGCGACTCCATCCTCGTTCCCGACCCCTGCTATCCGATCTTCGCCGGTGCGGCCCACATCGCCGGCGCGACCCCGGTGTACTACCCGCTCACCCGCGAGAACGGCTTCCGCCCGGACGTCGCCTCCATCGACCCGGCCACGGCCGACGAGGCCACCTACATGGTGGTGTCGCTGCCGGCCAACCCCGTGGGGTCCGTGAGCACCGAGGGGCTCTACGAGGGCATCATCGAGTTCGCACGCGAGCACGATCTGCTCGTCGTCCACGACAACGCCTATTCCGACATCGTGTTCGACGGCCCGGCCGGCGGCTCGTTCCTCTCGTTCCCCGGGGCCGTGGACGTGGGCGTGGAGTTTTTCTCGCTCTCCAAGTCGTTCAACGTCACCGGCGCGCGCCTCTCGTTCCTCGTGGGCCGGCCCGACGTCGTGGCGGCGCTCCGCAAGCTCCGTGGCCAGATCGACTTCGGCACGTTCATGCCGCTGCAGAAGGCCGCCATCGCGGCGCTCGAGGGCCCGCTGGAACCCGTGGAGGAGCAGCGCCTCGCCTACCAGGCCCGCCGCGACGCCCTGGCCGACGGCCTCGAGGCCATCGGCTGGGACCGCCCCAACGCCAAGGGCACCATGTTCATGTGGGCACGCCTGCCCGAGCGCTACGCCCCCGACTCCATGGCCTTCGCCGAGGAGCTTATGGAGAGGGCCGGCATCATCGTGACGCCGGGCTCCTCCTTCGGCCCCGAGGGCGAGGGTTACGTGCGGTTCGCCCTCGTGCGTCCCGCCGCCGAGCTCGCCGCCGCTGCCGCCGTCATCGGCGAGGCCGGCTTCGGGGCGTGA
- a CDS encoding AAA family ATPase: protein MRPVKLTMQAFGPYAGRTEIDFDALGTRGLYLICGDTGAGKTTVFDAVTFALFGKTAAGSDNATSLYSDFAAFGTEGFVELDFMAGSRHCRVRRGLEYLRPKLKGKGDATWTRATASLWVGDEGGIPDDCVPVTKVQTVTRDVEGLLGLNVDQFMQIAMIAQGDFARLLSAGTKDRKPIFSKLFSTGRAARLQGLLKGRGSAVDKELAELRNAARQAARRARGPEGDVPELVEWAEGPAADLSRPRAVVQGLCEADEASVAGFDECRASLGERGRALDDAEDRLRRIRGLEAQVAEKGHDVERLAGEEGRARALLAEAEGTRGEERALTGRAQAVAATLPLYDELDRLSAAAEEAASKAAAAERDRDAATAAEARGRTALEGAEREVAALGDVQARLDAGRTALAAEEDALRGLERLEGLWKAVRRTAGTLADGRRSAARLFAEAEGAKAAWAEADRLRHGALAGLLAADLAAGVPCPVCGSLDHPHPASVPGDVPSEEELERLEADRDRAQARRDRQDGAVAEALKAFCEAREALAGEGSVPEDPGEAGEAAEREVRAVAQESRGHAERRDGLAREVEALEKDRTRKERLEKSLAAGREALAEATRSASAAKEAATIACALRDQAEAARRGRAEGLEFGGRVAAQAAVDAARERADALAGEREKAREKVLAAEKALAEARASHGTLSEQLASEEPVDAEALARDRAEWKAEHDAVEAGRDAAVSRQAVNAAVARELSSLAKRREALEGTSGAVSELAEAAAGSGALRKVDFETYLQMAWFDAVLTAANRRLSVMTGGRYSLVRRSEAHGNSQAGLDIDVEDAFTGKSRAADTLSGGESFQASLSLALGLSDVVQAQAGGVRLDTMFVDEGFGSLDSEALDKAVAALTELTGTDKLVGIISHVDELRDSVPRQIRVRRGRAGSTLEMRLDG from the coding sequence ATGAGGCCGGTCAAGCTCACCATGCAGGCGTTCGGCCCCTACGCCGGGCGCACGGAGATAGACTTCGATGCCTTGGGCACCCGCGGGCTCTACCTCATCTGCGGCGACACCGGGGCCGGCAAGACCACCGTCTTCGACGCCGTCACGTTCGCGCTGTTCGGCAAGACGGCGGCGGGGTCGGACAACGCCACGTCGCTGTACTCGGACTTCGCGGCGTTCGGCACCGAGGGCTTCGTGGAGCTTGACTTCATGGCCGGGTCGCGGCACTGCCGCGTGCGCAGGGGCCTCGAGTACCTGCGCCCCAAGCTGAAGGGCAAGGGGGACGCCACGTGGACGAGGGCGACGGCCTCCCTGTGGGTGGGCGACGAGGGCGGCATCCCCGACGACTGCGTACCGGTGACCAAGGTGCAGACGGTCACGCGCGACGTCGAGGGGCTGCTCGGGCTCAACGTGGACCAGTTCATGCAGATCGCCATGATCGCCCAGGGGGACTTCGCCCGGCTCCTCTCGGCCGGCACCAAGGACCGCAAGCCCATCTTCTCCAAGCTCTTCTCCACCGGGCGCGCGGCCCGGCTGCAGGGCCTCCTCAAGGGGCGGGGCAGCGCCGTGGACAAGGAGCTCGCGGAGCTGCGCAACGCCGCGCGGCAGGCCGCCCGGCGCGCCCGGGGGCCCGAGGGCGACGTGCCAGAGTTGGTCGAATGGGCCGAGGGGCCTGCCGCGGACCTCTCCCGGCCCCGGGCCGTCGTCCAGGGGCTCTGCGAGGCGGACGAGGCCTCGGTGGCCGGGTTCGACGAGTGTCGGGCGTCGCTGGGCGAGCGGGGCCGCGCCCTCGACGACGCCGAGGACCGCCTGCGCCGCATCCGCGGCCTCGAGGCCCAGGTGGCCGAGAAGGGCCACGACGTGGAGCGCCTCGCCGGCGAGGAGGGGCGGGCCAGGGCCCTCCTGGCGGAGGCCGAGGGCACCCGCGGGGAGGAGCGCGCCCTCACGGGGCGGGCGCAGGCCGTCGCGGCCACGCTGCCCCTGTACGACGAGCTTGACCGCCTTTCCGCCGCCGCCGAGGAGGCCGCGTCCAAGGCAGCCGCGGCCGAGCGCGACCGCGACGCCGCGACGGCGGCCGAGGCCCGCGGCCGCACCGCGCTGGAGGGGGCCGAGCGCGAGGTCGCGGCCCTGGGCGACGTGCAGGCGCGGCTCGACGCGGGCCGCACGGCCCTGGCGGCCGAGGAGGACGCGCTGCGCGGGCTCGAGCGCCTGGAGGGCCTGTGGAAGGCGGTGCGGCGGACGGCCGGCACCCTGGCCGACGGGCGCAGGAGCGCGGCCCGGCTGTTCGCCGAGGCCGAGGGGGCCAAGGCGGCCTGGGCCGAGGCCGACCGCCTGCGCCACGGGGCCCTGGCGGGCCTCCTCGCCGCAGATCTTGCGGCTGGCGTGCCGTGCCCCGTGTGCGGGTCCCTCGACCACCCCCACCCCGCATCGGTGCCAGGCGACGTCCCCTCGGAGGAGGAGCTGGAGCGTCTCGAGGCCGACCGCGACCGTGCCCAGGCCAGGCGCGACCGGCAGGACGGTGCGGTGGCGGAGGCCCTCAAGGCGTTTTGCGAGGCACGGGAGGCCCTGGCGGGGGAGGGGTCGGTGCCCGAGGACCCCGGCGAGGCCGGGGAGGCCGCGGAGAGGGAGGTTCGGGCGGTCGCCCAGGAGTCCCGCGGCCACGCCGAGCGCCGCGACGGGCTCGCCAGGGAGGTCGAGGCCCTCGAGAAGGACCGCACCCGCAAGGAGCGGCTGGAGAAGTCGCTGGCCGCCGGGCGCGAGGCCCTGGCGGAGGCCACCCGCTCCGCATCGGCGGCCAAGGAGGCGGCGACGATCGCCTGCGCGCTGCGCGACCAGGCGGAGGCCGCCCGCAGGGGGCGCGCCGAGGGCTTGGAGTTCGGCGGCCGGGTCGCGGCCCAGGCCGCCGTGGACGCCGCCAGGGAGCGGGCGGACGCGCTCGCCGGGGAGCGGGAGAAGGCCCGCGAGAAGGTGCTCGCGGCCGAGAAGGCCCTGGCGGAGGCCCGGGCGTCCCATGGCACCCTCTCGGAGCAGCTGGCGTCCGAGGAGCCCGTGGACGCCGAGGCCCTGGCCCGGGACCGCGCGGAGTGGAAGGCGGAGCACGACGCCGTGGAGGCCGGGCGCGACGCCGCGGTCTCCCGTCAGGCGGTCAACGCCGCCGTGGCCCGGGAGCTCTCGTCGCTCGCCAAGCGCCGGGAGGCGCTCGAGGGGACCTCCGGCGCCGTGTCCGAGCTGGCAGAGGCCGCGGCGGGCTCCGGCGCGCTGCGCAAGGTGGACTTCGAGACCTACCTCCAGATGGCGTGGTTCGACGCCGTGCTGACCGCTGCCAACCGGCGCCTCTCCGTCATGACCGGCGGTAGGTACAGCCTCGTGCGCCGGTCCGAGGCCCACGGCAACTCCCAGGCCGGTCTGGACATCGACGTCGAGGACGCCTTCACCGGGAAGTCCCGCGCCGCCGACACGCTCTCGGGCGGCGAGTCGTTCCAGGCGTCGCTCTCCCTGGCCTTGGGCCTTTCGGACGTCGTCCAGGCCCAGGCCGGCGGCGTGCGCCTGGACACCATGTTCGTGGACGAGGGCTTCGGCTCCCTCGACAGCGAGGCCCTCGATAAGGCCGTCGCCGCCCTCACGGAGCTCACCGGCACCGACAAGCTCGTGGGCATCATCAGCCACGTGGACGAGCTGCGGGACTCCGTGCCGCGCCAGATCCGGGTGAGGCGCGGCCGTGCGGGCTCCACCCTGGAGATGCGCCTGGACGGCTGA
- the mscL gene encoding large conductance mechanosensitive channel protein MscL, which produces MAVNTDKVKEKSKGFIAEFKEFISRGSVIDLAVGMIIGAAFTAIVNSLVNDIVMPLIGVIIGGIDFSGIQTQVGGATIMWGNFIQAIINFLLIALVVFLMVKCINIAHNAMSKKAEQELEEEVAPEDPATVQVKLLEEIRDALIDRE; this is translated from the coding sequence ATGGCCGTCAACACCGACAAGGTCAAGGAAAAGAGCAAGGGGTTCATCGCCGAGTTCAAGGAGTTCATCTCCCGCGGATCGGTGATCGACCTCGCCGTAGGCATGATCATCGGCGCAGCCTTCACGGCTATCGTGAACTCGCTGGTCAACGACATCGTGATGCCCCTCATCGGCGTCATCATCGGCGGCATCGACTTCTCGGGCATCCAGACCCAGGTGGGCGGCGCCACCATCATGTGGGGCAACTTCATCCAGGCCATCATCAACTTCCTGCTCATCGCCCTCGTGGTCTTCCTCATGGTGAAGTGCATCAACATCGCCCACAACGCCATGAGCAAGAAGGCCGAGCAGGAGCTCGAGGAGGAGGTGGCCCCCGAGGACCCCGCCACCGTCCAGGTGAAGCTCCTCGAGGAGATCCGCGACGCCCTCATCGACCGCGAGTAA
- a CDS encoding putative manganese-dependent inorganic diphosphatase has product MSESIRKVNIIGHRNPDTDSICSALSYAWLKNAIGPQIYEARRCGNINRETAFVLKRWGVEEPALITSVRPQVKDLEYQHQEGIDGEMSLYAAWNKMRDERQDTLCITEDGDLKGLVTVKDIANANMAIFDTDVLATSHTCYQNVIDTLNGTMVLGDPSDVIESGRVYVGTSPEMMEDTIEPGDIVLVTNRYETQHYAVGSGAACLIICCDAPVTRALKSSAESHGCRIITTPYDTYAATRLICMSMPVRAVMLDSGIVEFSVNTTVEDVRKVMSSTRHRFFPVIGEDGKFDGVITSANLFDINRKHVILVDHNEMAQAVDGLTHAVILEIIDHHRIGPIETTTPALFRNQPVGCTCTIVKQMYDENGITPPPHIAGLMLSAILSDTLTFRSPTCTEQDRLAAQELAGIVGVDIDSYADEMFEAGADLTGRSAEEVFHGDFKVFSRGNARFGVGQGSYMTEGSRKAAEELVGPYLAEAAKNEDLPIVMYMFTDVKSQTTELLYFGDGAEAVIRSAFGVEPAEGMAVLPGVVSRKKQMIPPLMAAFERLSDD; this is encoded by the coding sequence ATGTCAGAGTCCATCCGCAAGGTAAACATCATCGGCCATCGCAACCCCGACACCGACAGCATCTGCTCGGCGCTCTCCTACGCATGGCTCAAGAACGCCATCGGCCCCCAGATCTACGAGGCGCGCCGCTGCGGCAACATCAACCGCGAGACGGCCTTCGTCCTCAAGCGGTGGGGCGTGGAGGAGCCCGCCCTCATCACCTCGGTGCGCCCGCAGGTCAAGGACCTCGAGTACCAGCACCAGGAGGGCATCGACGGCGAGATGAGCCTCTACGCCGCGTGGAACAAGATGCGCGACGAGCGACAGGACACCCTGTGCATCACCGAGGACGGCGACCTCAAGGGCCTCGTCACGGTGAAGGACATCGCCAACGCCAACATGGCGATCTTTGACACCGACGTCCTGGCCACCTCCCACACCTGCTACCAGAACGTCATCGACACCCTCAACGGCACCATGGTCCTGGGCGACCCGTCGGACGTCATCGAGAGCGGCCGCGTCTACGTGGGCACCAGCCCCGAGATGATGGAGGACACCATCGAGCCCGGCGACATCGTGCTCGTGACCAACCGCTACGAGACCCAGCACTACGCCGTGGGCTCCGGCGCCGCCTGCCTCATCATCTGCTGCGACGCCCCGGTCACCCGCGCCCTCAAGAGCTCGGCCGAGAGCCACGGCTGCCGCATCATCACCACCCCGTACGACACCTACGCGGCCACGCGCCTCATCTGCATGTCCATGCCCGTGCGCGCCGTCATGCTCGACTCCGGCATCGTGGAGTTCTCCGTCAACACCACCGTGGAGGACGTCCGCAAGGTCATGAGCTCCACGCGCCACCGCTTCTTCCCGGTCATCGGCGAGGACGGCAAGTTCGACGGCGTCATCACGAGCGCCAACCTCTTCGACATCAACCGCAAGCACGTCATCCTCGTGGACCACAACGAGATGGCCCAGGCGGTGGACGGCCTCACCCACGCCGTCATCCTCGAGATCATCGACCACCACCGCATCGGCCCCATCGAGACCACCACGCCGGCACTCTTCCGCAACCAGCCCGTGGGCTGCACCTGCACCATCGTGAAGCAGATGTACGACGAGAACGGCATCACCCCGCCGCCGCACATCGCCGGCCTCATGCTCTCCGCCATCCTGTCCGACACCCTCACGTTCCGCTCCCCCACCTGCACCGAGCAGGACCGCTTGGCCGCCCAGGAGCTGGCCGGCATCGTGGGAGTGGACATCGACTCCTACGCCGACGAGATGTTCGAGGCCGGTGCCGACCTCACGGGCCGCAGCGCCGAGGAGGTCTTCCACGGCGACTTCAAGGTCTTCTCCCGCGGCAACGCGCGCTTCGGCGTGGGCCAGGGCAGCTACATGACCGAGGGCAGCCGCAAGGCCGCCGAGGAGCTCGTGGGCCCCTACCTGGCCGAGGCGGCGAAGAACGAGGACCTGCCCATCGTCATGTACATGTTCACCGACGTTAAGTCGCAGACCACCGAGCTGCTCTACTTCGGCGACGGCGCCGAGGCCGTCATCCGCTCCGCCTTCGGCGTGGAGCCCGCCGAAGGCATGGCCGTGCTCCCCGGCGTGGTGAGCCGCAAGAAGCAGATGATCCCGCCCCTCATGGCCGCCTTCGAGCGCCTGTCGGACGACTAG